GACCAGCATCCGTCTATACATACAACCAGCTCGTtgtctccctctctctctctatctatctatatataaaagcagatacagatttttttttctcggcGTGTTTGAATTCGTTCGACCTTCGGTGATCTCTGTCAATCACTGGTACGCGAACTGTCTCGCTCTTTCTTCTGTTTTATCGCGCGGTTCTTGCTGATCATGGATCATGTGATGTCAAACCCTAGGAGATTGTCCTTGTTTCGTTTTAATtgattgaatttcattttatttttttttggtctggAATGAATGTGTTCTTTCTCTTTAATATTTGCTGTAGTTCTCTGCCTGTTAATGTGTGCTGCATCTTTCTTAAAAAGATTTGCTTgtctgttttaatttttttttaaatgcatgcGCATTGGAGTAATGTTCCCTGCTTTTTGGCTTGATGGTTCTATTAATCTATTGCTTTATAATTGTTATTGAATACAGTGAATTGGCAGTGAGTTGAAGAGGTTTTTTGTTGTGGAATGCGTTTGTTAATTTTTGTGTTGAAATGTtaaagtgattttgtgattctattggtataatttgtcatttcTTTCCCAGCTAGGAAGCTCTACATTTTCACTTtcatttgtattttcttttttctagtTGAAGTCCATTTTTTCACATAATTAATGGAATGCTCATCTTTTTACATAAACTTCTGAGACAGATGTTGATTAGGGAAGACTGCACCGTAAACTTATTAGGCAGATATTGGTTTTGGAGCAACTATCTATTCATAGGATATGACTTCATGATCTAAGATCCCTTTGATTcctcaaaaaaatttcaacattaCACCCTTGTTCGGTTGCTATCTTACATAAGCCCAGCAAATTGAAACAGATGGTGTTAGAAGGAGAAAATCTTGGGAAGTGAAAAAATGTACAATCTGTGCTTTgcaaattcattaatttaaatttatgattAACTTTGGACCAGTTAGGATATTTAGTGCAGAAATGCCCTTTTGATCTAGATTGATCTGGATATATCTTCATTCaattttagatataagtatTTTTGGCTCAAAGTTGAGAGTACATATGTGCACTATTCTAGCTCTTGTTTACATTAATGTGCAATGTCTTTCAGCCTGattaaatgattaaaatttttgtcatggTTTGTCCCTCAAATATTGTGCTAGTAATCTAGTATATCTGTGTATGAATAAAGTTTcactcttttgtttttttttgggtagttGCATTTTATGAGCTATTGGCTGTTGACGATAGATGCCAGTTGCAAAACTCAGCACTTTTGGTGCTCCAGGTGCAATGAAATCAGATGAGGGCAATGATTCACTTGATACATTCATTAGGCAAGCTATAGGGAAAGAGcctcttctttctttctcaaGAACAGGGGACAGCCCTGTACAGTGGATCCAGTTACTTCATGCCTTAGATCAGCCAGGTACtgcaaaaattttcaaatggtCCAAACATCAATAAACTCCTAGTAGCTAAGGACCACAAATTGTAATATTCTATTATATTGGTTCCCATGCTTATCCAATTAGTAGACTGGTGACTTCTTTACATTGGACCATGGTAAATGCCTTGAGAACTTCTTTACATTGAAAAAGCACCATGTCTATACCCTGTTGGCAACTGTTGCAACTATACAAAATCCTTGTCTGTGCTTTGGTATGGGCAAGAATAATTAATAAGCCAGGGAAATTGGGAAGCAGTATATTTGACCTAACCATCTTGATGATGTACAAGCCTAGGTGCTGATGTGGGTTTCTTACCTTTTTGCAGATCTCCCAGGTTGGCCTTTGCTGACGCCTTTAAAGGTTCAAATGCACAAGTGTGAGAAATGTTCTCTGGAATTTTGTTCACCTGTTAACCATCGCAGACATACACGCTTGCACCGCCGAGCCTTAAATTTTGATAAGGTCTTATTTGTTTTTCCTTAGCCATTTTACTCTGATAATGTTGGTAACTGCCTTTTTGGATTCAGGAAGTTttcctttaaaataataataataataattaataaataaataagtgtttGCTTGCTTCAATTATTAACATCCTCTTTGTAATATTATTGCTTATACcctttcaattatttataacCTCTCTATGATATCATTTACTTTCACTTATATACTCTTCCAGTTATGAATAACCTCTCTATAGTTAGGGCATTCATTCTGTATTACCAGACACAATATACCTTACCCTACATCTTTGTGGGAAACTAGTAACATGACAGATCCTTTCTACTTGAATGTCCTTGCAAATCTGATGTTATACTTGCTGAAACATACATGTATATTTTTAAGCATCTAAAATTATCTATCTTACAATATATTCAAATTGTCCAGGAATCTCGTAAGTATAGGGATTTGCTGGGGGCATTTTGGGACAAGGTAATTGATGCTATTCCTCTAATCTTTTTCCTTGTGCATGGTTatcttttagttgcaaaatgtTTATTCATGTCTTCTACATCCAGCTTTTGTTGGAAGAGGTTAAGGAAGTTGCATCACTGGATGATGTCTCACTAAAGGTAAAAGAATGCTTTTGAACCAGATACTACTCCAACCCCTTTCTCATGCATACTTGTACGCCTGTATGTAGAGAAAATTGACATGAAAACATGGATTATTTTCAGGAAATTCCTGGGGCTTCACTTGTCAAGTCACTGACTTCTTTTCTCCACAAACCAGGGGTTTGGGCTCTTCCATCAGTTTATGTGAAAGCTGGTTCTACATTGTCGGTAAGACTGCTctgtgagatttttttttttagtttcccTGCTTTCTATCTATTCGtgttttttccttatttttattttgaggaTTATTTGCAGGAAATCATCCAAGCTAAACCTTCCAGGCTTCCTATCTCATCTAAGGAATTATTTAGCATCCTTGATGAAGCTAGTGAGAGAACATTTTTATGTGCTGGCACAGCAGAATCAgtgcaaaaatatatatttgatggaGAAGTTGCAAAAGTTGGCCTTGACTTGAAGAATTTAATTGCATGCACCTGTTTCCTCTTCGAGCAGAAACTGGTACTTCCTTCTCCCTTACATACCATTTTTTGCTCcttgtatgttttttaaaaaaaaaattatttgcccACTCTTATGCTTTCTATGCTTCTTTGCATGGCGGTATGGACATTGATCCAAATGGAAGGGCGGTGCATCAttcatgttttatatttttaaaataatttttgctCACTTTCTCTATCTACTTTTATATGGACAAGCATACGCACTTCACTTAACTCTCTTGCAACACTGATTTTGTCCTCTTACCAGCACTTAGGCTGACTGCTTTCTTTCATTATTAGGTGAAATCATGGCTTGCTGACAAAGACGCTGAGGCATTGAGATGCCAAAAGTTGCTTGTGGAGGAGGAGGAAGCTGCTCAGAGAAGGTATGGTGCATATTGTTTTGCAATTTTATAAATCTCTTTCAGGAATGCTTCTCTTAGTGCCAAGAGGACTTCTCTGGCTCACTTGAGATTTTTCTGTACTCGGGCATTTTGAGATCTTGTGAAGTTGTgagtattttctttttcttttttaataaataccTGCTAAACAATCTCAGGCAAGCTGAGTTATTGGAGAAGAAAAGACAGAAAAAACTGCGGCAGAAGGAACAGAAAGCAAGGGATCAGACTGATGAGGGAAAAGTGGATGTAAGCATAACTGCTGATTCTTTAGATGATCCAGTAGTGGTAGAAGTATCAAGTCCTCCAGCGCCATCTGATTCCAATTCAAGTACTCTTGATGATGTATCCTCCAGTGTTGAAATGATTTGCTTCTCAAATATAGATACAGAAATTGAAGCACAAGAAATCTCCAATGAACATTTTGGTCCAGGTACAGTTCAGAGTGTTGAACCCCTGCCTGTGTCAGCAAATAATCAACGACAAATTTCCAACGGCCACTGGTGGCAGGTACAGAAATCACAGAGGGTTGGACGCAATGGCTTTTTTAGTAGTCGGGATCATCAAGCTTTGAAACCTGAACCTGTACATAAATATGGCACTCCCAAAGATCGGGGGCCTGTAGTTAATAATGGTAAGATATGGACAAGGAAAGTCAGAGTGGAAAATGTTGAGGGATTGAGACCCTTGATACAGGAGGAGGCAATAAACCAAACCCTGTGCGACTCTGAATTGATAATTGGGTCTATTCCCGTTCTAGTTAAAAAGAGCATTGCATGTCAACTGGAGAATAACTTAGCTGAAACGCAAGATCATTGTGGCAACAGACACAATACATTGTCTAAGAAACGTGATGTTGCAGAAACACGAATTAGAAATGATATCACTCAGTGTAGCACCCTCAGAGCCACAAACAAGCATTGGAGACCTGTGAGCAGGCATGAAATCGGCAGACTAGATAAAGAAGAGGGACTTTCTGCTAAAGTTGATGATTGTACTGTACCCAGCGAAAATGGTCTGCA
This portion of the Ipomoea triloba cultivar NCNSP0323 chromosome 5, ASM357664v1 genome encodes:
- the LOC116018862 gene encoding uncharacterized protein LOC116018862 — protein: MPVAKLSTFGAPGAMKSDEGNDSLDTFIRQAIGKEPLLSFSRTGDSPVQWIQLLHALDQPDLPGWPLLTPLKVQMHKCEKCSLEFCSPVNHRRHTRLHRRALNFDKESRKYRDLLGAFWDKLLLEEVKEVASLDDVSLKEIPGASLVKSLTSFLHKPGVWALPSVYVKAGSTLSEIIQAKPSRLPISSKELFSILDEASERTFLCAGTAESVQKYIFDGEVAKVGLDLKNLIACTCFLFEQKLVKSWLADKDAEALRCQKLLVEEEEAAQRRQAELLEKKRQKKLRQKEQKARDQTDEGKVDVSITADSLDDPVVVEVSSPPAPSDSNSSTLDDVSSSVEMICFSNIDTEIEAQEISNEHFGPGTVQSVEPLPVSANNQRQISNGHWWQVQKSQRVGRNGFFSSRDHQALKPEPVHKYGTPKDRGPVVNNGKIWTRKVRVENVEGLRPLIQEEAINQTLCDSELIIGSIPVLVKKSIACQLENNLAETQDHCGNRHNTLSKKRDVAETRIRNDITQCSTLRATNKHWRPVSRHEIGRLDKEEGLSAKVDDCTVPSENGLQSCAADNVDNNHSCQLSDGNTHAEGLLISSSDVKAFLAQRWKEAIAADHVTLVLSPDPEPPGCLNAQSDTPEATPPTSNFQAHNTGSGAISSFYAGNPKGKSTTKPEKSIKKKYIPKQKN